From the Helianthus annuus cultivar XRQ/B chromosome 17, HanXRQr2.0-SUNRISE, whole genome shotgun sequence genome, the window GTGGACTATTGTTCATGACCGCGGAAACCGTCGTTGGGGTAACCTTACGACGAACATATCTGAGTCTATGAATAATGTCTTACGGGAAGCAAGACTCCTGCCAGTAAAAGCCTTGATTCATTATACGTTCACCAAGGACGTATCAGAGTATGCACGCCACGCGCAGATGGCCCAAAGCTGCAATACCCCTCTACCCCCTCGAATTTGGTCCAGGTTTAACAGTTGCATTCCGTAGCCATGCAACATGAAGTGTCCGTCTACGATGTCAGAGAAGGTCGTTACGCGGTGGTTTCAAGGGAAGAAACCAATGATGACGGTGGAAACGAGTACACTGTTGAATATAGACGCCACTGGTGCTCATGCGGGAAATGCAAATGCTTAGATTCCCTTGTTCCCATGCTATCTCCGTTTGCGCTTGGAGGGGTGAGCAACCACATGACGTTACCCACTCCATATTCCACACCACCACCTATCAGGAACAGTATAGCGGTCATTTTTTCACCATGGGACACAAAGATGAGTGGGAAGAAGCGGACTGGACAATTCAAGGGGACCCTTCGAGGGTCACAACACATCGAGGCAGGGTTCGTTCAAGAAGAATTCAAAACGAGATGGATGTTAACTACCACGATGAACCCCAGGCACGTCGATGCAGCAGATGCGGAGAAACCGGGCACAACAGGAAGACCTGTGGCCGACGTTAAGTTAGTATCTTTTTGTGGTTTTAATGTTAACTGTTAGGTGTATCCTCCTATGTTTTGTGTTTGGTATTTCTGTTTGAATTCTCAATTGGTGTAATTTAACAATTAAGACATGTGTTCCAAAATTCACTAAGAATCATTAAACACAACAACACAAATATTATTGAATTGAAAATACATAAGACAGCAGCTAAGGTAGAATATGGTGGGGTTCAAAAAGATGAATCAGAATCGCTATCGTAAGTCTGATACTAATCCCATGGATCATCACTAACCACTGCGTCATCTGATAACGCGTTTGAGTCTCGATCGCTGTCGGATGGCTCAGTATGCCTGGAGTAGTAGTGGTTTCCATCCCTGCATAGTGATGCCAATATGGCTGCCCCCCTTTCTACAACTGAGATGTACGGGCTGCTAGGGTTTTGTGGTGCTGCCATGAAGgatgtttgattttgattttgctGACTATGATGATCTGGACAGTAACGACGTTGTTCTAGTGTTGAAGGTCTGGGAGGGGCATGCAGGTGTTCAGTGGAGGGGAGCACACTGTTAGGGTTTCGTTGTCGAGCAATATGGTTACGGTTGGTTTGGGGTTCAAGAAAGTTACGGTTGGGTTGTGGTTGAACAGAGTTAACGTTGGGTTGTGGTTGAACAGTGTTACGGTTCGGTTGTGGCTGAACAGAGTTACGGTTCGGTTGTCGTTCAAATTTGCAGGGTTTGGCTCCCCTTCATGTATATGCAAATGAAAATGAATGTGTAATTCGTTATCACCATCTGCCATCCGAATAACTAGTGGGGTGTGGTAAAGATGTGAAGACATATTTGGGTGAtaggtggtatttatagacagGAGAAGTATAGGGGTGGGTAGTTATTATACTACTAGTAAAATAACCTACTGATACAATAAAGTATAATAACCTTCTTCCACTAAAGAGATAGAAAACGACAAAAAACTTTCAAGTAAACACCACTACAACAAACATCATGATAGAAAAGGAGCAACCCTATTTCCAATGGCAGTCACCTCTAGATGATAGTTCCGAGTCTGACTCTTCTCCAGAATATGGGTTGTGCCAAACACAGGaccaatcttcttcttcttcctcataGTTCCAAGCTTCCTTCAGGACTTCTGGGTCGTAATCCTCTTCCAGGTTAGGGTTGAAATCAAATTATTGATTGTCATAGGTCCAAACTTTTTTAACAACGGGGATTTCTTCAACCTGTTTATTTCTTCCACGAACGTCCTTCTGTTTCGCCAGTTGATGATTCACAACTGCACCGGAAGACGATCCTCCTTCCTCGACAGGTTCCAATTTTGTTGATTTCTTTCCTTCCTCCAGAACCGTAACCTTTGGGGGTAGTTCCCATTCCAAAATAGCTTTCATGTCTTCTTTAGTCAACCATATGTTTTGAAAGTGGGAGAAAGGAGGTAACCGTTTCTTACCATTGCGCTTATCCATTACTACGAAATGGTATTGCAAAGAAGAGTGATGAGGTGGTACCAATGGAGGGCCTTTTATAGATGAAACAGCGACCTAATATAACATCTCTGAATGAAACAGCGACCTAGTATAACATCTCTGAATGAAACAGCGACCTAGTATAACATCTCTGAATGAAACAGCGACCTAGTATAACATCTCTGAATGAAACAGCGACCTAGTATAACATCTCTGAATGAAACAGCGACCTAGTATAACATCTCTGAATGAAACAGCGACCTAGTATAACATCTCTTAATGAAACAGCGACCTAGTATAACATCTCTGAATGAAACAGCGACCTAGTATAACATCTATGGATAAATAGTCACTCATACCCCCATCTCGAATTGCACCAACGACACACAACAAATGGGGGACCCGGAAGACTCGTTATTGGAGCTGGAGGAAGTCCCTGATACCCCCCCTGAAAAGATCCCCAGAAAGACACGCTGGTATTATTACCCAACAGAAGAGTCTAGATCGTGGTCAAAAAATGTAATGGCGTTCTATCATAACGGAGATTCTTCTTTCTGTTATAGCGGATTCCTTGGAAGGAGACAACTCGGGTCCGAGTTTTGGGGTGCCCTACTTGGATACGAGAACTACGGTTACTTGTCGCCACTGGTAAGGAGTATAAATTATTAAAACCCTCCGAAAATTTAGTTTTATTCTTATGTTATAAAACTTTCACCGTTGTAGCATGTGTGTGGGTGTGTGACGAGAATGATGAGGTTCAGAtcgattttaataaaaaaaatccaaaagacCAGAACAACTGTTTCCATGGACGATTCTCCCACCTCAATTTCTCGACCTTTTGGAAAAGAATCCTAACCATCGTGCGTTACCTTTTGCTATTGGATTAAAGGAACATTACCCTCCATTTTGGGACATCGATACGGTAACACTTACATCCCCCACTGTATATTTTAAAccaaatacgtttaacttatttattTTTGTCTCAGGTTTATATTCCAATCTGTGTTGACCTTCAAGACTGGTTCATGGTTCGTGTTGATATGCGAACACTTCACCTTACTTTGTATTTTACTGGGACGTGTACTTCAAGTGTTTCTGATGGGTCAAGCTTGATTCAAGTTAGGGTATACCCAACCCTAATAAAATTTGAATCGTTATTCAAAACATTTTTGGAACAAATTGCATACTGGGAACATTCTGGACGCCCACACGTGGAAAACACAATGGTGACACATACTGAAGTTTGCCAACATCAAAAGGAAAACCCAGGACCAGATTCAGGGGTGTTAGTTTGTATGTTGTTAAGTAAACTGGTTAATGACGAGGACGTCGGGATTGGGGGAGATCTTGTCGAGGCTTGCGCGAAATACAGACGAGAGATGGTGGATGAGTTTTATGCAGCTCGTTTTTCACCCCCAAAACGAAAGGAAACGACCTCTGGCGAGACAACGCCAATGCCCCAAGTCCTTATTCACCCTTACATGTAATAAAACGTGTAATGTTTATCGTACTtgtattaaattattaaatatcaaTTTCCACTTTTTTTGTCAAACAGCCAAAAATGCCTTTTTGGCCGTTTtgcccccccccaaaaaaacgaGAGGAAACGACCTCTGGCGAGACAACGCCAATGCCCCAAGTCCTTATTCACCCTAGCATACGACACGAAGAAACCCGGTGATGGCGAACTGCGACAAACCGGTGAGATAACAGACCCAGAAAACGCAAGGTTGGCCCTTTTTGTCAAACAGCCAAAAATGCCTTTTTGGccgttttgcccccccccccccccaaaacgagAGGAAACGACCTCTGGCGAGACAACGCCAATGCCCCAAGTCCTTATTCACCCTAGCATACGACACGAAGAAACCCGGTGATGGCGAACTGCGACAAACCGGTGAGATAACAGACCCAGAAAACGCAAGGTTGGCCCTTTTTGTCAAACAGCCAAAAATGCCTTTTTGGccgttttgccccccccccccccaaaacgagAGGAAACGACCTCTGGCGAGACAACGCCAATGCCCAAGTCCTTATTCACCCTAGCATACGACACGAAGAAACCCGATGATGGCGAACTGCGACGCACCGGTGAGATAACAGACCCAGAAAACGCAAGGTTGGCTCTTTTTGACAAAAAGCAAAAAATGTCGGAATATGAGGAAACATTAAATTTTTATTATAAAGAAAGTACGAAAGCACAATTCATAAACAAAAACAACATTCATCCTACATACAACGCCATCTATAAAGCTCGTTAGCCATGTGGCGACGGTAGTTGATACAACTCTCTTCTACGTCAGTTTCATCAATGAGCGACTTGCCTCTTACAAGGTTCTCCATCATCATACAGACAAGCACCCCTGAATTAGCAATGTTACCATTGTCCTGAGGCACACCATCTTGAACAAAACCAAATGAAACTTTTTTCTTTGTGCAGTATCTCGAGTTTCGCCAATAGTGGATTTGGTCAAGAAAATGCttgaagaaaattggaaaaatgTCCATTACGTGTTCAACCAGCCGTCTTTTTTCATTTCCCCATCTTTTATCAGTCCAATATTGTGTTATTTCCAAGTTAAACATATCAACACGGAATAGTAACCAGTCCTCCTGCTTAATCCATATCGGAATATACAACTAATCAACCTCCCAAAATGGAGGGTACGGTTCCTTCTTTCCCGCCATGTCTACCGCTCTTAAACAATCCTTCGTATAACACACGTCTTCATAAAATTGCGGAGGTAAAACCGTCCAACGCAATTTCCTTGACGGGTCTTTTAAAAGTTTAGATTGTCGAAGCCGCATCAGCCTTAACGTCCACGCTTGAACATGCTGccataaaagaaattatatctaATCAGTGATTTGTATAATCAAAATTAATACTGATAGGATTGGGTTTACAATGTCATTTAGGCATGCACTAGATTCGTAGCCTAGTAGGCTACCCCAAAAGCTTCTAGGTAGCTGTATTTCCCCTAAAAAGCGAGAATAACAAAAAGGGGAATCCCCGTTTAGGTAAAACTCAACAGCATCCCTTGACCAATTTTCGGAATTTTCGGTTGGAAATGCAAAAAAATTTCTTTCTGGAGGGCTGCCACCAGGTTTACTCGACTGAGCGGACGACCCAGGGTTATTTAGGACGACCTGGGTCGGCTTTGGAAAAGACGAAGTGCTAGAACGACCGGTAGGACGTCTTAACTTGTTTAGAATCGAAAATGACTTTCTCAGGACAACATGCGAATTGTTTTGCTCATCAGCTACTTGATTGTCACCTTGGTTAGCCATAAAGGTGGTTGTGGTTTTTGTGGACTTCTCATTCCCCATGGTAGGGGTATTTATAGTGGGTGGAAATTGAATTAAAAATACTTTTTCTTTTTAAGAAAAATGCTTATTAGTTAAAAATTGTGAAATGTCCTTTATACCCTTAAtgataaacaaatataaataccTCATGATTGTGGTGGTTTATGTGTATTTTTAGTATCAGTTTACTTTgaacaataaaataataataagttaTATTGcacaaataacaacaacaaaaaaacacAATATATTTATTTCACAATGTATTACACAATATATTTATTTCACAATGTATTACACTCTATGGGTCATTCGGTGGTGGAAACAGGTTCAAGTCGAGACGCCAGTCTAAGGGGTTTGGTTCAACATTTGCATAACGATTCCGGTGATCTTCGTTACTTTGGTTTGGGGCCCAGTACTGATAGTCTGTTTGGGTCTCCGGCATAAAGGTTATCATCTGTGACGCGGGGGTAACAAACCCTGCCAGACTTGTGTTGGGGTCCATCATATGTGACGAGGGGCTAAAAAACCCCGCCTGACTTATGTTTGGGTCTACAAACTGATTGTTGCTACCCATATCATTCTGTTGGGGGCCTAATAAGTCACCGACGTCAAAACCCTCGGAGCATGCCGTAGCCAACACTGACTGCCATGATCCACCCATATCAGTATTATCATTGTTTGGCACTATATTAGCATCCGCAAACATAGTGCCAACGTTATGTGACCCACCAAAGTTTCCCGCAAAATTTTCATCTTCGTTACCGCCGGATCCTGATCCTCCCCCTGTTTCGAAGTTTGGGCCCCAATTTGATGTCCCGGCCTCTTGAACGTTTCTACCACCACGACCACGACGTCGGGGCCTCCCTAACCTCTGTGTACGAGGATATGAAACAAGGTCCACCGGCTCCTGTGACAGATGAGTCGGATATTGTGTGTATTGTGGAACATTAGACATCTCAAGGGCCCGATACGCCGCACCATGAATAACGTCCACATCTTCAGATCGGTGAATTAGACCCATCGTCTCCgactgcaaaaaaaaaattaataataaattttTTTACTAACAATAATAAAGGTAACTTTCAATAATTTTAAACTTGTATATACCATCATTTGGGCCCTTGCTCCTTCGTCTTGAAAACCGCTCGTAGGGCCAGCTGGCAACTGTGGGTTAGACACATATAACACGGTATGTTCCATGTACCACGGCATGTAATCATTGGCAACGGAAAGAGATGTGATGAGTTCCCCGGTGACCAAGTTTTGATGACGTGCCTCCCACTGACAAACATACGCTGCGTGACGACTTAACCAGTTCCAGCCGGTTTTCCCGCTCCGGTTCATGGAATGAAGCATGGCATGGTCATTATTATCTATGGAAATTGGGTTAGGTATATACTGGAACATGCCAAACTGTCTCATCACTCGTTGAGGATAGTGATGCTCCACAACCGAGAAGTATAGCAGAGGGCAACAACTCCACCAAATTCCCATCCCACTCCGACATATATCGGGCAGTCTACCCACAATGTCGTCGTATGGTCTCCAATTAAActgaaacaaaaaaaatcaatCTTTAGAAACGTGTTCaaacatacttatattttataTGTCAACAACTAACAAACATACCGTTGCCTCGGTCATAAATTGCAGCTGAGATCTATATATTCTGAGGCAATGTGTGGAAACATCTGTACACGTTAAGCTTCCCTTCCAcctaaaaagataaataaaaaaataacatagtgttatatagatacaaaataataaatttaatttattcCAATTCACACTACCGAGCAGCTAACGGGGCATTGTACTGGAACCGGGCAACAGCAGGAGCAAAACAACGAAACCTCTCCCAAGCCCACACTTGTAGAAGCGCAACTGGGCCAGTAATGGCTATAGCATTAGGTGCTGCACCGTTACAAAGGTTTCTGTAAAGGTGAGCTAACACAACACTGCCCCAACTATATCCCTAACATGCGGGCAAGTCTACGAGAAAttctaaaaatttgacatcaatcAGGTGGTTTGCATTATCAGGTAAGATTGTGCACCCtatcaaataaaatattatttgacGTGCACGAAAAATGCAATCTTGATCTGATGCTTCGTTTTCAGAAAAATTGGATGACGTTATTTGTTGTAAAACTCAGGAGGACTTAACCCTTTTGCCCTTCACATCAGCTTCCTCAGGGGTAAACCCCAACACCTCTTGACACTTGTCTCGTACAGTATACATCGACATACCAGTGTCAGCCCCAGAAATAGGCAACCCATCTATTGGTAGCCCCCACAACACGTTGACATCCTGTAATGTCACAGTCGTTTCTCCAAAAGGAAGGTGAAACGTGTGAGTTTCTGGCCTCCATCTCTCAACCAACGCAGTTATTAAGGCGTGGTCTACATACTTGTACCCAATTTGCAGTATCCCGCTGAATCCTGCTGCATGTATTAAACCTTCTACCCTTCCACCAACCGGATTTTCTTTCATATGCTGCCAGAACGTTCGATCTGATCGTCTAATATTTATTGGCTCATCATACGCTGTTGGATTTTTGAATACCTCAAACGCACGGTGATTCTTGTCCAAGAACAACACCGATGCATTAAGAGGACCAGGATGACATTCAAAATTCATCTTCGGCTGATAAAAGGTGACTGAATATTTATCGGTAATGAAAGGATTGAAGCTTCGTTTGATATTGAAAATGTATCTCCAGTGCTTTGCTTTATGTTCATATGTAAAGACTTCATTCTGTGCATCATTTTTCGAATTCATATTGAAAGACAGTAACAGCGACTTTCAGAAGGTCGTTGTATCAAACAGCAATCTTCAACATCTTTTGCAGCTTTTGCAGAATTTGGCAGATTTTGCAGAACACTTCATTGAAGGTCGCTATATCAAGTTGCAACTTACCTAAAAGTGTAAACAATATGCATGAGCACCTAATGCCACTCTTTTGTGGTTCAAAACACCTATTATTGCAAAAAATTCGCGGTTGTGAGTGCATGGCAATATTGGGAGTGAACGTAGTGAAACACCACCGGTTGTTTTTTAAATTGGAACCGTTGTCAGCCAATGCCTAATAATTAAGATTATTAAAATCAATTATTCCTATTATTTATGTCTCTAGTTAACTTATTAAATTTTCTTATGAATTTTGCGTAAATAACAGTAAACACAAGCCTATCTTCTTTCGGCCGAGCACGACAAACAATTATATTCATTAAATAAGATATTCATAGACTTATGAAGCATCATCTATTTCTTAAACTAATTTATgatttttgtcggttttttaAAGTTGCTCGTTGTTGGAGGTAGGATGTGCATTGAGGTATACAACTTGTATACAACATAAAAAAACACAAAGGTGGAGAAAATAACACATACTTAGACGGTATTTTatctcttatttacatatttcaCAAAACCGGTCCGAATCAATAGAGGTGCTCGAGACAATATTAAAGATGGATGATGATGTCATTAGGTTAATTACCTTCAAAATCAAGAGAAGAAAGTATTACCAAACAGGGGTGGAACCAGAGGGGGGTCAAGAGGGTCCGTTGACCCTCCGGTCACTggaactttttgaatttttatttataaattttgagtttttgaagaacAAACTTAGAGATGGACCCCCTAATTTGAACCAGTATAGAATATAAGCTTATGATGACTCCCTAACTAAATTGTTCTGGTTCCGCCACTATTACCAAATGTAGAGTAAGATACGGAGATAGGAAACAGGACGGATTATGATGTAATAAGGTTGCAAAACTCAATGAATGAGCTAGAATATATAAAACAACATTGGCAATGCCATTCCAAATTCACACACCCCTTAATTCCTTGACACTATGCAATTATCACATAGTTATACATCATTTTACCAACATGTTGCTTATGGCTTTTTATTACTAATTAAATTGGGTACAATAAATAAGCGCATAAATTGTTTGCTAAAATGATGAGGAGAACCCAAAGCAAATAACCAAAGCAAGACATATAGATTTTAAGGTAGTCTTTGAAGGCATCTTTCCTTTATCACTCCTTAAAACCATGCCCTCATATACCGGCCAACTATATATGACACCAAGCCCTGCTATGAACAACTGCACAAACATATCTTCAAACTTCTCACCATTTGTCAACACTCTCTTAATTCCGACAAGAAAGGCGAATAAATTGACCACGGTTGTTGTACTAACCATTAATAACAATGGTGATTCTACTCCAAATTCAAAAATTCCTTTCTCATAACGCTTGGTTAGCTCATTGTCCGATACCTTGCTCGTCACGTTAAATTCACATGTTGACATGCCAATGGATGTGAGAAACCAATCTAATATAGAAAATGCGTAACTCGAGCACCCCAATATCAACCACATTCTTCTGGAATTCCACCATTTTTTGAACACTGAACCTGCCAACACGTGATCAAGAAAATCTTTCGCGTGTGATCCAAGGAAAAGAAATGCGTATAGAGAAAACCAAGGGTCGGAAACCTGTACCAAaaaaatcattttatatatagtttGTCAATTTTTATACATAGCCATCTTttgtataacacttaaaacattAATTGCATGTTACTAAGTGGTTCTcacattttattaattaaaattaattttatatatagtttgtCAATTTTTATACATGTATAACATTTAAACACTAACTAGCTTTGTTGACGTCGCGCGTTGGGGCGAAACGAAGCAAATGACACTGTAAAACAAACGTTATTTGAAATTGAAGTATGTTGTTTGGAAAGACAAATCGTCACAATCGGTTTTGTTTATCAAACATACCGCTTTACGACACCAAATAAATACTCTATTTTGAATACAATTtcattttaacaaaacttataccgGAATGTAGTGGGAAATAATTAAACACAACTCTTACctaaatttttagaaaaaaaaaataacaaacgtAAATTATTAGAGAAATTTAAATTAATTGATAATGGAAATATGATTACAAAagttaaataataatttaaaaatatGTTAAACTTAAAAGTGAATAtactattataatattaaataatagaatattaaaaaactatatattgttataaaaataaagttactattcatgagccttcgaaatcaatatatatataatataatatcatGTTACTAAGCGGTTCTCACATTTTACTAATTAAAATTGGTTATGTATTGAACATTCGTGTATACTTGTATGTGTGGACTCACCTTTGGAAATATTGGTAAAGAATTTATGAGCGCTAGCTGGGGCAAAAAGGCGTAGATGATGACCGGAAAAGACCATAAAGCACGAAAGTAAAAGTGCGAATAACACATAGCTTGGAGAGGGTTTAAAAACCTAATTCCATATGTCATCGGACTAAACTTGGAAAATCCTACTTGTAACATGCCCATGTACCATCTATTCGATTGACTTAGTGCGTCGTTAAGGGTTGTTGCCACTTTGCCTAGAAATGCAGCTCTAGTTGGAGTACAGGCGACCGAACTCCAACCTAAGCATTGCAAATGATAACCCGTGTAGATATCCTCAACCAAAACACCATACCGAAATCCAATCTGCAAGTAGCATACATTAACAAGTTAAAAAATAATCGTAACACATTTTCAAGAACAAGTCATAGGTGTACGTGTATGTACCTCTGAACCCCATTTAGTATTGTCCTCGTAACTACAACTTGTGACACGGTGCGCTAATGCCATAGTATCTCCATCTTTATCTTGCTCATTCCATAGCCCGTATGGTTTCATAGGGTACTCGATGAGAGCTCGTCTTCTAAAGAAGCCACCGGTGCCCATGAAAAATACGCCACTCAAACCATCCATCCCTAAAGTGCAATTTCGTATCTCGGCCACATGTTGACCAGCATAAATGTCGTTTTGATTGAGGTTGTGAAAGCGTTGAGGAAATTGAACGAATGCAAGCTTTGGATCACTATTAGAGTCCATGAAATGACATAACGCACGGCTTGGTGTTTTTGGATCATTGGAAAACATGTCACAATCCAAGGTAAGGAATATAGGTGCATTGGTCATGATTGTTGATGCTCGAATCTATATATAAAAATGGTAAATCAGCGAATTAA encodes:
- the LOC110920817 gene encoding cellulose synthase-like protein G2, coding for MTMLKAPLNTSKPSPLRWFNRLYALVHLIAIFALVYRHCCNLITSPSFTTILLLVADLVLAFLWTTWQTFFMNPVHHQVFPQNLPRESEYPGLDVFVCTADPFKEPPIGVVNTVLSVLAYDYPPEKLSVYLSDDGGSQLTLFAFMEAAKFARHWLPYCRKYDIMDRSPEVYFGNDPSLLPETSDIQSKYEDMKTTIQYVMDQGSINIDQIKDARTIKALRKWTAGFTRQQHPTVIEVLLKGDEDKDVTGHCMPNLIYLAREKNKAIPHNFKAGALNALIRASTIMTNAPIFLTLDCDMFSNDPKTPSRALCHFMDSNSDPKLAFVQFPQRFHNLNQNDIYAGQHVAEIRNCTLGMDGLSGVFFMGTGGFFRRRALIEYPMKPYGLWNEQDKDGDTMALAHRVTSCSYEDNTKWGSEIGFRYGVLVEDIYTGYHLQCLGWSSVACTPTRAAFLGKVATTLNDALSQSNRWYMGMLQVGFSKFSPMTYGIRFLNPLQAMCYSHFYFRALWSFPVIIYAFLPQLALINSLPIFPKVSDPWFSLYAFLFLGSHAKDFLDHVLAGSVFKKWWNSRRMWLILGCSSYAFSILDWFLTSIGMSTCEFNVTSKVSDNELTKRYEKGIFEFGVESPLLLMVSTTTVVNLFAFLVGIKRVLTNGEKFEDMFVQLFIAGLGVIYSWPVYEGMVLRSDKGKMPSKTTLKSICLALVICFGFSSSF
- the LOC110921446 gene encoding serine/threonine-protein phosphatase 7 long form homolog is translated as MNSKNDAQNEVFTYEHKAKHWRYIFNIKRSFNPFITDKYSVTFYQPKMNFECHPGPLNASVLFLDKNHRAFEVFKNPTAYDEPINIRRSDRTFWQHMKENPVGGRVEGLIHAAGFSGILQIGYKYVDHALITALVERWRPETHTFHLPFGETTVTLQDVNVLWGLPIDGLPISGADTGMSMYTVRDKCQEVLGFTPEEADVKGKRVKSS